The following proteins are co-located in the Camelina sativa cultivar DH55 chromosome 12, Cs, whole genome shotgun sequence genome:
- the LOC104733191 gene encoding probable protein phosphatase 2C 59, translating to MEDFYETRIDGVDGEIVGLFGVFDGHGGARAAEYVKQNLFSNLIRHPKFISDTTAAIADAYNQTDSEFLKSENSQNRDAGSTASTAILVGDRLLVANVGDSRAVICRGGNAIAVSRDHKPDQSDERQRIEDAGGFVMWAGTWRVGGVLAVSRAFGDRLLKQYVVADPEIQEEKVDSSLEFLILASDGLWDVVSNEEAVGMIKTIEDPEEGAKRLMMEAYQRGSADNITCVVVRFFSDQAGGIGSSSNSVPVDHGIIPDSST from the exons ATGGAGGACTTCTATGAGACTAGAATCGATGGCGTTGATGGCGAAATAGTTGGTCTATTTGGTGTCTTTGACG GTCATGGAGGTGCACGTGCCGCTGAATATGTGAAGCAAAATCTGTTCAGTAACCTGATCAGGCATCCAAAGTTCATCTCTGATACCACAGCAGCTATAG CTGATGCATACAACCAAACAGACTCGGAGTTTCTTAAATCAGAAAATAGTCAGAACAGAGATGCTGGTTCAACAGCGTCAACAGCCATCTTAGTTGGTGACCGTTTACTTGTTGCAAATGTAGGGGACTCTAGAGCTGTTATATGCAGAGGTGGCAATG CTATTGCTGTATCCCGAGATCACAAGCCTGATCAAAGTGATGAGCGTCAAAGAATTGAGGATGCAGGAGGATTTGTCATGTGGGCTg GAACATGGAGAGTTGGTGGAGTTCTTGCTGTTTCTCGTGCATTTGGCGATAggttgctgaagcagtatgttgtTGCTGATCCGGAGATACAG GAGGAAAAAGTTGATAGCTCCCTCGAGTTTCTCATTCTTGCAAGTGATGGTCTCTGGGACGTCGTATCTAACGAG GAAGCCGTAGGCATGATCAAGACGATAGAAGATCCCGAGGAAGGTGCAAAGAGACTGATGATGGAAGCTTACCAAAGAGGAAGTGCAGACAACATAACTTGTGTCGTCGTACGTTTCTTTTCAGACCAAGCAGGAGGAATAGGTTCCAGCAGTAACAGTGTCCCAGTCGATCATGGTATCATTCCGGACTCATCAACCTAG
- the LOC109127900 gene encoding probable protein phosphatase 2C 59, translated as MGYLNSVLSSSSQVHADDGPVSGGGLSQNGKFSYGYASSPGKRSSMEDFYETRIDGVDGEIVGLFGVFDGHGGARAAEYVKQNLFSNLIRHPKFISDTTAAIADAYNQTDAEFLKSENSHNRDAGSTASTAILVGDRLLVANVGDSRAVICRGGNAIAVSRDHKPDQSDERQRIEDAGGFVMWAGTWRVGGVLAVSRAFGDRLLKQYVVADPEIQVLT; from the exons ATGGGATATCTCAATTCTGTGTTGTCATCTTCGAGTCAGGTTCATGCTGATGATGGACCTGTTAGCGGCGGCGGACTCAG TCAAAACGGGAAGTTCAGCTATGGATATGCAAGCTCTCCTGGTAAAAGATCTTCAATGGAGGACTTCTATGAGACTAGAATCGATGGTGTTGATGGGGAAATAGTTGGCCTATTTGGTGTCTTTGACG GTCATGGAGGTGCACGTGCAGCTGAATATGTGAAGCAAAATCTGTTCAGTAACCTGATTAGGCATCCAAAGTTCATCTCTGATACCACAGCAGCTATAG CTGATGCATATAACCAAACAGACGCGGAATTTCTTAAATCAGAAAATAGTCATAACAGAGATGCTGGTTCAACAGCGTCAACAGCCATCTTAGTTGGTGACCGTTTACTTGTTGCAAATGTAGGGGACTCCAGAGCTGTTATATGCAGAGGTGGCAATG CTATTGCTGTATCCCGAGATCACAAGCCTGATCAAAGTGATGAGCGTCAAAGAATTGAGGATGCAGGAGGATTTGTCATGTGGGCTG GAACATGGAGAGTTGGTGGAGTTCTTGCTGTTTCTCGTGCATTTGGCGATAggttgctgaagcagtatgttgtTGCTGATCCGGAGATACAGGTATTGACT